In Ptychodera flava strain L36383 chromosome 17, AS_Pfla_20210202, whole genome shotgun sequence, one genomic interval encodes:
- the LOC139115873 gene encoding CMP-N-acetylneuraminate-poly-alpha-2,8-sialyltransferase-like, whose translation MKIRKLLMSFFAIAGLANFIMVLHLVGFKTNLIRKIGKKILSATERNHTKFEKVVRTGGEKLKCDISTYIGYNCSLPTRNTTTAGNIKAGSAIESLPEEKRVNGTSESKTSVSLLDMFKGIHTNWSFNVEEANRLRSDLEQYCKTSEQFVITQKIVNLLMNGTVKYDGQKMWRINVTLDVYNRLPKKIPYEKGAFKKCSVVGNSGILLGSECGQVIDAANFVIRLNMARLYNYTEDVGSKTDLITCNPSMFASNYSGFNRRGAEKYKNDLIMQFGNATVYTEAFVYPSLRNTTFRAQDIHKSVNSDVIFAYRRHIYSIRRFYGNKYGIKEKVASSGLILFSTALSFCDEVHLFGFWPFSEDPDGKPLHYHYYEKYSYMRQSHNMTQEFEVLANLHKKGAIRLHVGKCDS comes from the exons ATGAAAATTCGAAAGTTATTGATGTCTTTTTTTGCCATCGCCGGATTAGCAAATTTCATAATGGTACTACATTTGGTTGGTTTCAAGACGAATTTGATcagaaaaattggaaaaaaaatattgtctgcaACGGAAAGAAATCATACGAAATTTGAGAAAGTGGTTCGAACTGGAGGTGAAAAACTGAAATGCGATATTTCTACATATATTGGATATAATTGCAGTTTACCAACGCGAAACACAACAACGGCAGGTAATATCAAAGCAGGTAGCGCGATAGAGAGCCTCCCTGAAGAAAAACGAGTCAATGGAACTAGTGAATCGAAGACTTCTGTTTCTCTGTTGGATATGTTCAAAGGCATTCATACGAATTGGAGCTTTAATGTTGAAGAGGCTAACAGATTGCG ATCTGATCTCGAGCAGTATTGTAAGACGTCAGAACAGTTTGTGATCACACAGAAAATCGTCAATTTGCTTATGAATGGTACAGTGAAGTATGATGGTCAAAAGATGTGGCGGATTAATGTTACATTGGATGTGTACAATAGATTGCCAAAG AAAATACCATATGAGAAGGGTGCGTTTAAGAAATGCAGCGTGGTTGGAAACAGTGGGATTTTGTTGGGTAGCGAGTGTGGACAGGTTATTGATGCAGCAAACTTCGTAATCAG attgaaTATGGCAAGACTCTACAATTACACAGAAGATGTTGGctctaaaacagatttgatAACTTGTAATCCTTCAATGTTTGCTTCCAA CTATTCGGGATTTAATAGGCGAGGAGCAGAGAAGTACAAGAATGACCTCATAATGCAATTTGGAAATGCCACAGTCTACACAGAAGCTTTTGTTTACCCAAGTCTGAGAAACACTACCTTCCGAGCACAAGATATACACAAGTCTGTGAACAGCGATGTAATATTCGCGTATAGACGTCACATTTATTCCATAAGGAGGTTTTATGGCAACAAGTATGGTATTAAAGAAAAGGTTGCGTCATCAG GGTTAATTCTGTTCTCTACAGCGTTGAGTTTCTGCGACGAAGTTCATCTTTTTGGATTCTGGCCTTTCTCAGAAGACCCAGACGGCAAACCCCTTCACTATCACTACTACGAAAAATATTCTTACATGAGGCAGTCCCACAACATGACTCAAGAGTTTGAAGTGCttgcaaatttacataaaaaaggCGCGATACGATTGCACGTTGGAAAGTGTGACAGTTGA